The Toxorhynchites rutilus septentrionalis strain SRP chromosome 3, ASM2978413v1, whole genome shotgun sequence genome includes a region encoding these proteins:
- the LOC129779054 gene encoding larval cuticle protein A2B-like, which translates to MAFTFVVLLAMVATASAALLPVAVKHVEYHDAPAEYQFSYSVHDDHTGDIKSQTEERHGDVVKGQYSLIDADGHKRIVDYSADDHSGFNAIVHREPLGHKVVKTIVPVAKAIVAPVAHHYVAPITHHYAPVAKIAAPIAHLSTVSFSAPSLSYHY; encoded by the exons ATGGCATTTACG TTCGTTGTTTTGCTCGCTATGGTTGCCACCGCTAGCGCTGCTCTGCTTCCGGTTGCCGTTAAGCATGTCGAATACCACGATGCTCCAGCCGAATACCAATTCTCGTACTCTGTCCACGATGACCACACCGGAGATATCAAGAGCCAAACCGAGGAACGTCATGGAGATGTCGTGAAGGGACAGTACTCTCTGATCGATGCCGATGGACACAAACGCATCGTTGATTACAGCGCCGATGATCACAGTGGATTCAACGCTATCGTACACCGTGAACCTCTGGGTCACAAAGTAGTGAAGACTATTGTGCCAGTAGCCAAGGCAATCGTCGCTCCAGTTGCCCATCATTATGTTGCCCCAATCACCCATCACTACGCTCCAGTGGCTAAAATCGCTGCCCCGATTGCGCATTTATCTACCGTCAGCTTCTCGGCTCCAAGTCTGAGCTATCACTACTAA
- the LOC129779055 gene encoding cuticle protein-like, whose protein sequence is MAFKFVVLLAMVATASAALLPVAIKHVEYHDAPAEYQFSYSVHDDHTGDIKSQTEERHGDVVKGQYSLIDADGHKRIVDYSADDHSGFNAIVHREPLGHKVVKAIVPVAKAIVAPVAHHYVAPIAHHYAPVAKIAAPIAHLSTVSFSAPSLSYHY, encoded by the exons ATGGCGTTCAAG TTCGTTGTTTTGCTCGCTATGGTTGCCACCGCTAGCGCTGCTCTGCTTCCGGTTGCCATCAAGCATGTTGAATACCACGATGCTCCAGCCGAATACCAATTCTCGTACTCTGTCCACGATGACCACACCGGAGATATCAAGAGCCAAACCGAGGAACGTCATGGAGATGTCGTGAAGGGACAGTACTCTCTGATCGATGCTGATGGTCACAAACGCATCGTTGATTACAGCGCCGATGATCACAGTGGATTCAACGCTATCGTACACCGTGAACCTCTGGGACACAAAGTAGTGAAGGCTATTGTGCCAGTAGCCAAGGCAATCGTTGCTCCAGTTGCTCATCATTATGTTGCCCCAATTGCCCATCACTACGCTCCAGTGGCTAAAATCGCTGCCCCGATTGCGCATTTATCTACTGTCAGCTTCTCGGCTCCAAGTCTGAGCTATCACTACTAA
- the LOC129779056 gene encoding cuticle protein-like: MAFKFIALLALVAAANAALLPVAVKHVEYHDAPAEYQFSYSVHDDHTGDIKSQTEERHGDVVKGQYSLIDADGHKRIVDYSADDHSGFNAIVHREPLGHKLVKTIVPVAKTIVAPIAHHYVSPVAKVVAPVTHLSYSNPSLSYHY, translated from the exons atGGCTTTCAAA TTCATCGCCCTTCTCGCCCTGGTTGCAGCCGCTAACGCCGCTCTGCTTCCGGTTGCCGTCAAGCATGTCGAATACCACGATGCTCCAGCCGAATACCAATTCTCGTACTCTGTCCACGATGACCACACCGGAGATATCAAGAGCCAAACCGAGGAACGTCATGGAGATGTCGTGAAAGGACAGTACTCTCTGATCGATGCCGATGGTCACAAACGCATCGTTGACTACAGCGCCGATGATCACAGTGGATTCAACGCTATCGTGCACCGTGAACCTCTGGGACACAAATTGGTCAAGACTATTGTGCCAGTGGCCAAGACAATTGTCGCTCCAATTGCCCATCATTACGTTTCTCCGGTCGCTAAAGTCGTTGCCCCAGTCACTCATCTCAGCTATTCCAATCCTAGCCTGAGCTATCATTATTAA
- the LOC129779058 gene encoding cuticle protein-like: protein MTFKCLALFTLVAAASAVVLPYAVKHVEYADAPAEYHFSYSVHDGHTGDVKSQTEERHGDAVKGQYSLIDADGHQRVVDYTADDHNGFNAVVRRDPLAHKTIVPVAKVVAPIAHHYVAPVAKYAYPSYYHH from the exons ATGACTTTCAAA tgcTTAGCTCTGTTCACTCTGGTGGCTGCTGCCAGCGCCGTAGTTCTGCCATACGCTGTTAAGCACGTGGAATACGCCGATGCTCCAGCTGAGTACCACTTTTCGTACTCCGTCCACGATGGCCACACCGGTGATGTCAAAAGCCAGACCGAGGAACGTCACGGAGATGCGGTAAAGGGACAATACTCTCTGATCGATGCCGATGGTCACCAACGAGTTGTTGATTATACCGCCGATGACCACAACGGATTTAACGCCGTCGTGCGCCGTGATCCATTGGCGCACAAGACCATCGTTCCAGTGGCCAAGGTGGTTGCCCCAATCGCTCACCACTACGTTGCGCCAGTTGCTAAATATGCCTACCCAAGCTACTATCACCATTAG